In Chlorocebus sabaeus isolate Y175 chromosome 11, mChlSab1.0.hap1, whole genome shotgun sequence, one DNA window encodes the following:
- the CSRP2 gene encoding cysteine and glycine-rich protein 2 isoform X1: MPVWGGGNKCGACGRTVYHAEEVQCDGRSFHRCCFLCMVCRKNLDSTTVAIHDEEIYCKSCYGKKYGPKGYGYGQGAGTLNMDRGERLGIKPESVQPHRPTTNPNTSKFAQKYGGAEKCSRCGDSVYAAEKIIGAGKPWHKNCFRCAKCGKSLESTTLTEKEGEIYCKGCYAKNFGPKGFGYGQGAGALVHAQ; encoded by the exons ATGCCTGTCTGGGGAGGTGGAAACAAGTGTGGGGCCTGCGGGAGGACCGTGTACCACGCAGAAGAGGTGCAGTGTGATGGCAGGAGCTTCCACCGCTGCTGCTTTCTCTGCA TGGTTTGCAGGAAAAATTTAGATAGTACAACAGTGGCAATTCACGATGAAGAGATCTACTGCAAATCCTGCTACGGAAAGAAATATGGGCCAAAAGGCTACGGTTACGGCCAGGGCGCTGGCACGCTTAACATGGACCGTGGCGAGAGGCTGGGCATCAAGCCAGAGAG TGTTCAGCCTCACAGGCCTACAACAAATCCAAACACTTCTAAATTTGCTCAGAAATATGGAGGTGCTGAGAAGTGTTCCAGATGCGGGGATTCTGTATATGCTGCCGAGAAGATAATTGGAGCTGGAAAG CCCTGGCACAAAAACTGTTTCCGATGTGCAAAGTGTGGGAAGAGTCTTGAATCAACAACTCTGACTGAAAAAGAAGGTGAAATCTATTgtaaag GATGCTATGCAAAGAACTTTGGGCCCAAGGGATTTGGCTATGGCCAAGGAGCAGGGGCTCTTGTTCATGCCCAGTAA
- the CSRP2 gene encoding cysteine and glycine-rich protein 2 isoform X2 — protein MPVWGGGNKCGACGRTVYHAEEVQCDGRSFHRCCFLCMVCRKNLDSTTVAIHDEEIYCKSCYGKKYGPKGYGYGQGAGTLNMDRGERLGIKPESIPSCIKESCSQKQVIYIYFYFAAPWRPDVMKLNGREMCCVNHERRFSCAVVQPHRPTTNPNTSKFAQKYGGAEKCSRCGDSVYAAEKIIGAGKPWHKNCFRCAKCGKSLESTTLTEKEGEIYCKGCYAKNFGPKGFGYGQGAGALVHAQ, from the exons ATGCCTGTCTGGGGAGGTGGAAACAAGTGTGGGGCCTGCGGGAGGACCGTGTACCACGCAGAAGAGGTGCAGTGTGATGGCAGGAGCTTCCACCGCTGCTGCTTTCTCTGCA TGGTTTGCAGGAAAAATTTAGATAGTACAACAGTGGCAATTCACGATGAAGAGATCTACTGCAAATCCTGCTACGGAAAGAAATATGGGCCAAAAGGCTACGGTTACGGCCAGGGCGCTGGCACGCTTAACATGGACCGTGGCGAGAGGCTGGGCATCAAGCCAGAGAG CATTCCAAGCTGTATCAAGGAGTCCTGTTCTCAAAAGCAAGTGATTTATATTTACTTCTATTTCGCAGCACCTTGGAGACCGGATGTCATGAAATTAAATGGTAGAGAAATGTGCTGTGTGAATCATGAGAGGCGTTTCTCATGTGCAGT TGTTCAGCCTCACAGGCCTACAACAAATCCAAACACTTCTAAATTTGCTCAGAAATATGGAGGTGCTGAGAAGTGTTCCAGATGCGGGGATTCTGTATATGCTGCCGAGAAGATAATTGGAGCTGGAAAG CCCTGGCACAAAAACTGTTTCCGATGTGCAAAGTGTGGGAAGAGTCTTGAATCAACAACTCTGACTGAAAAAGAAGGTGAAATCTATTgtaaag GATGCTATGCAAAGAACTTTGGGCCCAAGGGATTTGGCTATGGCCAAGGAGCAGGGGCTCTTGTTCATGCCCAGTAA